In Flammeovirgaceae bacterium 311, one DNA window encodes the following:
- a CDS encoding hypothetical protein (COG0071 Molecular chaperone (small heat shock protein)), with amino-acid sequence MTYVEEQEFEDHSLLTFWAPTLPAESFNVVLNNNALVVFSLLPSAGSEPEVGSFNIPMFFRKFTLPVYADAENIEAVHEEDRLSIIIPYKSNGNPLRKINIRQDHDKE; translated from the coding sequence ATGACCTATGTAGAGGAGCAAGAGTTCGAAGATCATTCTTTGCTTACTTTTTGGGCCCCTACTTTACCGGCAGAATCATTTAACGTGGTGTTAAACAACAATGCACTTGTTGTATTTTCACTACTGCCTTCAGCCGGGTCTGAACCAGAAGTTGGTTCTTTTAACATCCCGATGTTTTTTAGAAAATTTACCCTGCCTGTTTATGCTGATGCCGAGAACATAGAAGCAGTGCATGAAGAAGACAGGTTAAGTATTATAATTCCATACAAATCAAATGGAAATCCATTACGAAAAATCAACATCAGGCAGGATCACGATAAAGAATAA
- a CDS encoding peptidase m16 domain protein (COG0612 Predicted Zn-dependent peptidases), giving the protein MLGGTGCETSRKQVSSTATPEPVVATEENKQELNLDYEKYTLDNGLEVILHQDHSDPIVAVSIIYHVGSSREKPGRTGFAHFFEHMLFQSSENVPKGHFFSRINDLGGTFNGGTWTDGTIYYETVPKDALEKVLWMESDRMGFFINTVTQAALENEKLVVKNEKRQRYDNQPYGHTSYVINKALYPEDHPYNWLTIGSLADLQAATLDDVKEFYETYYGTNNATLVIAGDFEKAQAREWVDKYFGEIKDREQVPVQQPQQPQLSSNIKVYHEDAYAKVPELTLVWPTVEMFSDDAYALDILGDLLADGKRAPLYKVLVEQQKLAPSPRAYNSSQELAGTFNIKVRAFDNIDLDQAYTAVMAALDSFATKGFTEQDLERIRNMQETSLYNGLTSVFGKAYQLAYYNEFAGSPDKLMEDVEKFRQVSMEDVNRVFRQYLHNKPHVIGSFVPRGQVALAVEGSQKAAVEEEDISSAVSQTLDEEAEAQNIQRTPSAIDRSIEPELGAAPTLNVPQIWETELSNGLHVYGIQYEELPVVQISIGLMGGGLLEQQQKSGLTNLLTDLMMEGTATKTPEELEDAIGQLGANISMVTDRESITLYANTLARNYDEVMKLVNEILLQPRWDAQEFARLKDAQLNRIQQAEANPEAVASEVFSKLLYGENNTMAQSLRGTRESVSALTIDDMKAYYNNYFSPSVASFHIVGMIDRAGVMESLQPLENSWPAKEVAIPAAKAKATATKPALYFVDVPNAKQSVIRIGRLAEFTEPAEYFAANVANYHLGQGSGGLLFRILREEKGYTYGAYSGFNRYANAPGYFAASSSVQSNVTKEAVETFRSILESYQQEYTEADLDKTRQALLRQDARAYETPYQKLGVLQTISTYNMPVDYMLRNQQIIQNMSLEQSKALMQKYMNPGQMVYLVVGDAQSQLGRMEETGLGKPVVLDNKGNILNQSEAQAGPGTKKKN; this is encoded by the coding sequence ATGTTGGGTGGTACAGGCTGCGAAACCAGCAGAAAGCAGGTAAGCAGTACTGCCACCCCAGAACCTGTTGTTGCAACAGAAGAAAATAAACAGGAATTAAACCTAGATTATGAAAAGTACACCCTGGACAATGGTCTGGAGGTAATCCTGCACCAGGATCATTCAGATCCGATAGTAGCAGTTTCCATTATCTATCATGTTGGCTCCAGCAGGGAAAAACCGGGCCGCACCGGCTTCGCCCACTTTTTTGAGCACATGCTGTTCCAAAGCTCTGAAAACGTACCTAAAGGGCATTTCTTTAGCCGGATCAATGATCTGGGTGGCACCTTTAATGGCGGTACCTGGACAGACGGTACCATCTATTATGAAACAGTACCAAAAGATGCGCTGGAGAAGGTCTTGTGGATGGAGTCTGACCGGATGGGCTTCTTCATCAATACGGTAACACAGGCTGCACTGGAAAATGAAAAACTGGTGGTAAAGAATGAAAAGCGCCAGCGATACGATAACCAGCCTTATGGCCATACCAGCTATGTGATTAACAAGGCGCTTTATCCTGAAGATCACCCTTATAACTGGTTAACCATTGGCTCGCTTGCAGATTTGCAGGCTGCCACACTGGATGATGTAAAGGAATTTTATGAAACCTACTATGGCACCAACAATGCTACGCTGGTAATTGCCGGCGATTTTGAAAAGGCTCAGGCCAGGGAATGGGTGGATAAATACTTTGGTGAGATCAAAGACCGGGAGCAAGTACCTGTACAGCAGCCCCAGCAGCCACAACTAAGCAGTAACATTAAAGTATACCATGAAGATGCCTATGCTAAGGTGCCCGAACTAACCCTGGTATGGCCAACTGTAGAAATGTTTAGCGATGATGCTTACGCATTGGATATACTGGGCGACCTGCTTGCCGATGGAAAGCGCGCTCCCCTCTACAAGGTACTGGTAGAGCAGCAAAAGCTGGCACCCTCCCCCCGCGCTTATAACAGCAGCCAGGAGCTGGCCGGCACCTTTAACATAAAAGTAAGAGCCTTTGATAACATAGACCTGGATCAGGCCTATACTGCTGTAATGGCAGCCCTTGATTCCTTTGCAACCAAAGGTTTTACCGAGCAGGACCTGGAACGTATCCGGAATATGCAGGAAACAAGTTTGTATAATGGATTAACCAGTGTGTTCGGCAAAGCATACCAGCTGGCCTATTATAATGAATTTGCCGGTTCTCCTGATAAGCTGATGGAAGATGTTGAAAAATTCCGCCAGGTAAGCATGGAAGATGTAAACCGGGTATTTCGGCAGTATCTACACAATAAACCGCACGTGATAGGTTCTTTTGTACCCCGGGGGCAGGTAGCGCTGGCTGTAGAAGGATCACAGAAAGCTGCTGTTGAAGAAGAAGATATTTCTTCTGCTGTAAGCCAGACCTTGGACGAAGAGGCAGAAGCACAAAACATCCAGAGAACTCCCTCTGCTATTGACCGCAGTATAGAGCCTGAACTAGGTGCAGCGCCCACCCTCAATGTGCCACAGATCTGGGAAACAGAATTATCCAACGGCCTTCATGTATATGGTATTCAGTATGAAGAGCTGCCGGTGGTGCAAATCAGCATTGGATTGATGGGAGGCGGCCTTCTTGAGCAGCAGCAAAAGTCAGGACTTACCAACCTGCTGACAGACCTGATGATGGAAGGTACTGCCACCAAAACACCTGAAGAACTGGAAGATGCCATAGGACAGCTGGGCGCCAACATCAGCATGGTAACAGATCGTGAAAGCATTACCCTCTATGCCAACACACTGGCACGCAATTATGATGAGGTAATGAAACTGGTAAATGAAATTCTCCTGCAGCCACGATGGGATGCACAAGAATTTGCCCGGCTAAAAGATGCACAACTAAACCGGATACAACAGGCCGAGGCCAATCCCGAAGCAGTAGCCAGTGAAGTGTTCAGCAAACTTTTATATGGAGAGAACAATACAATGGCACAGAGCCTGCGCGGTACCAGAGAGAGCGTTAGCGCCCTTACAATTGATGATATGAAGGCCTACTATAACAACTACTTCTCTCCTTCTGTAGCTTCATTTCATATTGTGGGTATGATAGACCGTGCTGGTGTAATGGAGTCCCTGCAGCCCCTGGAAAATAGCTGGCCTGCTAAAGAAGTAGCTATTCCTGCTGCAAAAGCTAAAGCCACTGCCACCAAACCTGCACTGTATTTTGTAGATGTTCCCAATGCCAAGCAGTCTGTGATCCGGATCGGCCGGCTTGCAGAATTCACCGAGCCTGCAGAATATTTTGCAGCCAATGTAGCCAATTACCACCTGGGCCAGGGTTCTGGAGGATTGTTATTCAGAATACTAAGAGAAGAAAAAGGCTATACCTATGGCGCTTACAGCGGCTTTAACCGTTATGCGAATGCTCCCGGCTATTTCGCAGCTAGCTCATCCGTACAGTCCAATGTTACCAAGGAGGCAGTAGAAACCTTCAGGAGTATTCTGGAATCATATCAGCAGGAGTACACCGAAGCCGATCTTGATAAAACCCGTCAGGCGCTGCTACGCCAGGATGCACGTGCTTATGAAACCCCCTATCAGAAGCTTGGGGTGTTGCAAACCATCAGCACCTATAATATGCCTGTGGATTATATGCTGCGTAACCAGCAGATCATCCAGAACATGTCTCTGGAGCAAAGCAAGGCACTAATGCAAAAGTATATGAACCCGGGCCAAATGGTGTACCTGGTAGTAGGCGATGCACAAAGCCAGTTAGGCCGTATGGAAGAAACAGGTCTTGGTAAGCCTGTTGTACTCGACAATAAAGGCAATATCCTCAACCAGTCGGAGGCACAAGCCGGGCCAGGCACTAAAAAGAAGAATTAG
- a CDS encoding hypothetical protein (COG2312 Erythromycin esterase homolog) has product MLGEASHGTHEYYSWRMQLSRRLIEEKGFSFIAVEGDWPDCYRINRYVKNYPDSGKTAEEVIRKFDRWPTWMWANWEVVAFTEWLRRHNQHTEQKSRVGFYGLDVYSLWESLDAIMDYLKKEDPKAAEYAQRTINCLEPYRDEEGGISYARAQRWMPSSCEKEVVELLRAVRSRSNQYDMDPEGAFNAEQNARTAVNAEKYYRMMVDPGPHSWNLRDEHMMNTLNKLLEFHGENSKAIVWEHNTHIGDARYTDMAAAGMFNIGQLAREQWGEEQVRLIGFGSYKGTVTAGRFWGAPTENMELPPARENSWEYKLQQIGDNFILLSEDLKNIPELQQNVMHRAVGVVYNPERERYSNYVPTRIAKRYDAFVFLKESRGLHPLHIEQALGSIPETYPWNF; this is encoded by the coding sequence ATGCTGGGAGAAGCCTCGCATGGTACCCATGAATATTACAGCTGGAGGATGCAGCTTAGCCGCAGACTGATTGAAGAGAAAGGATTTAGCTTTATCGCAGTGGAAGGAGACTGGCCAGATTGTTACCGGATAAACCGTTATGTGAAGAACTATCCTGACAGCGGTAAAACAGCCGAAGAAGTAATCAGAAAATTTGACCGCTGGCCCACCTGGATGTGGGCTAACTGGGAGGTGGTAGCTTTTACTGAATGGCTGCGCCGCCATAACCAGCATACTGAACAGAAAAGCAGAGTTGGATTTTATGGTCTTGATGTCTATAGCCTCTGGGAGTCGCTGGATGCGATTATGGATTACCTGAAAAAAGAAGATCCAAAAGCGGCAGAATATGCACAGCGAACAATCAACTGCCTGGAGCCCTACCGGGATGAGGAAGGTGGCATATCCTACGCCAGGGCTCAGCGCTGGATGCCCAGCAGCTGCGAAAAAGAGGTTGTTGAACTGCTTAGGGCAGTACGCTCACGTTCCAATCAGTATGATATGGACCCGGAAGGTGCTTTTAATGCAGAGCAAAATGCCCGCACAGCGGTCAACGCAGAAAAATATTACCGCATGATGGTAGACCCAGGCCCCCACTCCTGGAACCTGAGAGACGAGCATATGATGAATACCCTTAATAAACTGCTCGAGTTTCATGGAGAAAACAGCAAAGCCATAGTGTGGGAGCACAACACTCATATTGGCGATGCACGCTATACTGACATGGCTGCTGCAGGCATGTTCAACATAGGGCAGCTGGCCCGGGAGCAATGGGGCGAGGAGCAGGTAAGGCTGATAGGTTTTGGCTCCTACAAAGGAACAGTTACTGCAGGCAGGTTCTGGGGCGCTCCCACCGAAAACATGGAGCTGCCCCCTGCCAGGGAAAATAGCTGGGAATACAAGCTGCAGCAAATTGGCGATAATTTTATACTGCTTTCAGAAGATCTGAAAAATATCCCTGAATTACAGCAAAACGTGATGCACCGTGCAGTTGGCGTGGTATACAACCCGGAAAGGGAGCGTTACTCCAACTACGTACCTACCAGAATAGCTAAACGCTACGATGCTTTTGTGTTCTTAAAAGAGAGCAGAGGCCTGCATCCATTACACATAGAACAGGCGTTGGGCAGCATACCCGAAACCTACCCCTGGAACTTTTAA
- a CDS encoding hypothetical protein (COG3360 Uncharacterized conserved protein), translating to MSTIVKVIEVLATSEKSFDDAVRVAVQQASESVNNIKSVYVKEMKAEVKDNQVVSYGINAKISFEISRK from the coding sequence ATGAGTACTATTGTGAAAGTGATAGAAGTGCTGGCCACTTCAGAGAAAAGCTTTGATGATGCGGTTAGAGTTGCCGTACAGCAGGCATCGGAAAGTGTAAACAACATCAAATCTGTTTATGTTAAAGAGATGAAGGCAGAAGTAAAAGATAATCAGGTGGTATCTTATGGTATCAATGCTAAGATCTCTTTTGAAATTAGCCGCAAGTAA
- a CDS encoding ribonuclease bn (COG1295 Predicted membrane protein), which translates to MAENKLKWKDLPGLIKETYTEWNNDEPWRQSAVVAYYAIFSLPALLIIVITIAGSIFGEAAVQGELSSEIGNMIGPDAASEVETMISNAYTNQNSTIATIIGIAVLIFGATGVFYQLQQSLNNVWNVEANENAGFMKLLKDRVTSFSVILVIGFLMLISLLLTTLLSVLSDFIVQHLPDYLLYVFYVVQFLVSFGIITLLFAMIFKILPDVDLEWRTVWTGAIVTAALFVIGKFALGIYFGRANPGSAYGAAGSIILILLWVSYSCLILFFGAEFTKVYARRYLQPVNPSKHAKQKNTHKAVGTDNKQQNNQDRSAAANKRSDDAPAQKSGPEIIYVQRKARRPL; encoded by the coding sequence ATGGCCGAAAATAAATTGAAGTGGAAAGATCTTCCGGGACTTATCAAGGAAACATATACAGAATGGAACAATGATGAGCCCTGGCGACAGAGCGCTGTTGTGGCTTATTACGCCATTTTTAGCCTGCCTGCGCTGCTAATTATCGTTATTACAATAGCAGGGTCCATCTTTGGAGAAGCAGCCGTTCAAGGCGAGCTATCTTCTGAAATAGGAAACATGATCGGACCAGATGCGGCATCAGAGGTAGAAACGATGATCTCTAATGCCTATACCAACCAGAACTCCACCATTGCCACTATTATAGGTATTGCTGTTCTGATTTTTGGTGCTACAGGGGTTTTTTATCAGCTGCAGCAATCACTTAACAATGTTTGGAATGTAGAAGCCAACGAAAATGCCGGTTTCATGAAACTGCTGAAAGACAGGGTAACCTCTTTCAGTGTGATTCTGGTGATTGGCTTTCTCATGCTTATTTCACTGCTCCTGACTACCCTGCTTTCTGTATTAAGTGATTTTATTGTACAGCATTTACCTGACTATCTCCTGTATGTGTTTTATGTAGTGCAATTCCTGGTATCCTTTGGTATTATAACGCTGCTTTTTGCAATGATATTTAAGATATTACCAGATGTGGATCTTGAATGGCGTACTGTATGGACAGGGGCAATTGTAACTGCTGCGCTTTTTGTAATCGGCAAGTTTGCCCTGGGGATCTATTTTGGCAGAGCCAATCCAGGTTCTGCTTATGGAGCGGCAGGGTCTATCATCCTTATTTTACTATGGGTTTCTTACTCCTGCCTTATCTTATTTTTTGGTGCAGAATTCACAAAAGTATATGCCCGCAGGTATTTGCAACCTGTGAACCCCAGTAAACATGCCAAGCAAAAAAATACTCATAAAGCTGTAGGAACTGATAATAAGCAGCAGAATAACCAAGACCGGTCTGCAGCTGCAAATAAACGTTCTGATGATGCACCAGCTCAAAAAAGTGGTCCGGAGATCATTTATGTACAACGAAAAGCCAGGCGGCCGCTTTAG
- a CDS encoding two-component system-sensor histidine kinase (COG5002 Signal transduction histidine kinase), with product MTNISTLSDFHPQFRTDLVQNSPPAWSKSPASNVPSPDADYQFLAHPQKNSIYAGEQLSAQAPELQLPLLLHPKDAEKLQKLLLAEHQKEAPAQVEVTGNFQALDGFSWITCSLTARPLPTVYRDLLGWHVVASIKQPAANVSLKSRGEQALFILSQLHHAGLWSYNPLNEMLELDAALQKLLNLSKPSFKIQEWLRYIHPDDVKRLLKKVFELQRKGGLFQLNIRYQGPSGKRYRYLTLSASSFLTEGKGFSITGLCYDGTYQQRLQSKSLLNKVFLDEAQSLGNIGCFEWQPQLNKLVATRQLKLITGLPKEEDFSLDFLSKSLMPEDLAAVEHLYAAFLAGEQTQELTVRFRHNSGKMQTLWFQAKAFYHKGSMTSLIGIVQDISDRANKQVQIQAKDRLINGFLKNLPVCIIAVNRKEQIVSVIGNGLKATGLERKKLIGSSVSVISAGFANQLEQVFKGSPKSFVAESDNDHGSFSIFNYYYFDAERDLAVGFSLDITSIKQAELTKAHLNELENRYQLMETFVHAVAHDLRSPVVNLDMLLTFFAQENSPEDQQKYVAAMNNGIQHLKRTLDALIEILRIEKDSNVAADEIRFDELLQELEQEYGKKLKEAAGSINVYLQCETIRYNKAYLSSILRNLISNAIKYSYPGRPPQISICTEQKGNVVLLLVQDNGMGMDLKKWGHQLFKPFKRLNNHKKGTGIGLHLVKQIIEKNGGKIKVKSQPGSGSTFFCFLRAY from the coding sequence ATGACGAACATTTCTACACTTAGTGATTTTCATCCGCAGTTTCGGACCGATCTGGTTCAAAATTCTCCTCCGGCATGGAGTAAATCGCCCGCCAGCAATGTTCCCTCTCCTGATGCAGATTACCAGTTTCTGGCACATCCTCAAAAAAACAGTATTTATGCCGGCGAACAACTTTCTGCTCAGGCACCAGAACTGCAGCTGCCTTTGTTACTACACCCGAAAGATGCTGAAAAACTGCAAAAATTACTGCTGGCAGAACATCAAAAAGAAGCTCCTGCTCAGGTAGAGGTCACTGGTAATTTTCAGGCATTAGATGGTTTTAGCTGGATTACCTGCAGCCTTACAGCACGCCCCTTACCTACAGTTTACAGAGATTTACTTGGCTGGCATGTAGTAGCCAGTATCAAACAACCTGCAGCGAATGTATCGCTTAAATCCAGGGGAGAACAGGCGCTATTTATCCTTAGCCAGCTTCATCATGCCGGCCTCTGGAGCTACAATCCATTAAATGAAATGCTGGAACTGGATGCAGCACTCCAAAAGCTTTTAAACCTCAGCAAACCGAGCTTTAAGATCCAGGAATGGCTTCGCTACATACATCCCGATGATGTAAAACGCCTGCTGAAAAAGGTTTTTGAGCTGCAACGAAAGGGCGGCCTATTCCAGTTAAACATTCGTTACCAAGGTCCCTCCGGCAAGCGTTACAGGTACCTGACACTCTCTGCCAGCTCCTTTCTTACAGAAGGCAAAGGTTTTTCCATAACAGGTTTATGTTACGATGGCACCTATCAGCAAAGGCTGCAGTCTAAAAGCCTGCTCAACAAGGTTTTCCTGGACGAAGCCCAGTCGCTGGGAAATATTGGCTGTTTTGAATGGCAGCCCCAGTTAAACAAACTGGTGGCAACCCGGCAGCTAAAGCTAATCACAGGCCTCCCGAAAGAAGAAGATTTCTCATTAGATTTTCTTAGCAAATCCCTGATGCCTGAAGATCTGGCCGCTGTAGAACATCTATATGCTGCCTTCCTGGCCGGTGAGCAAACCCAGGAGCTGACTGTACGCTTCAGGCACAACAGTGGAAAAATGCAGACCCTGTGGTTTCAGGCAAAGGCATTTTACCATAAAGGCAGCATGACCTCACTAATAGGTATTGTGCAGGATATTTCTGACCGGGCAAACAAGCAGGTACAAATACAGGCAAAAGACCGCCTGATTAATGGTTTTCTAAAAAACCTACCTGTTTGTATAATTGCTGTTAACCGGAAGGAACAGATTGTTTCTGTAATAGGCAATGGGCTGAAAGCCACCGGTCTTGAACGCAAAAAACTCATTGGCAGCTCAGTTTCAGTAATTTCAGCAGGCTTTGCAAATCAGCTGGAGCAGGTTTTTAAGGGGTCTCCAAAGAGTTTTGTGGCAGAATCTGACAATGATCATGGTAGCTTCAGTATCTTCAATTACTACTACTTTGATGCAGAACGCGACCTTGCCGTTGGCTTCTCGCTGGATATTACCAGCATAAAACAAGCTGAGCTTACCAAAGCTCATTTAAATGAGCTGGAAAACCGCTACCAGCTGATGGAAACCTTTGTGCACGCTGTGGCACATGATCTGCGATCGCCGGTTGTAAACCTTGATATGTTGCTCACTTTTTTTGCACAGGAGAATTCACCTGAAGATCAGCAAAAGTATGTTGCTGCCATGAACAACGGTATTCAGCACCTCAAACGCACGCTTGATGCTTTGATTGAAATACTGCGGATAGAGAAAGATAGTAATGTGGCAGCCGATGAAATAAGGTTTGATGAGCTGCTACAGGAGCTGGAGCAAGAGTATGGCAAAAAACTAAAGGAGGCAGCAGGAAGTATAAACGTATACCTGCAATGTGAAACCATACGCTACAACAAGGCCTACCTCAGCAGCATATTGCGTAACCTCATTAGTAATGCTATTAAATACAGCTATCCCGGCAGACCTCCTCAAATCAGTATTTGCACCGAACAGAAAGGTAATGTTGTGTTGTTGCTGGTACAGGATAACGGCATGGGTATGGATCTTAAAAAATGGGGCCATCAGCTGTTTAAGCCATTTAAAAGACTTAACAACCACAAAAAGGGAACCGGCATTGGCCTGCACCTGGTAAAGCAGATTATAGAAAAAAACGGGGGTAAAATAAAAGTTAAAAGTCAGCCTGGCTCGGGAAGTACATTCTTCTGTTTCTTAAGAGCTTATTAG
- a CDS encoding hypothetical protein (COG0628 Predicted permease): protein MSYQLKTKPLFKGVLILFLLWLFFAGIHYAGTFLKPLAFAAIFAMLLWPVTRKMESWGINQKLASFLSVLLMVAVIVGVIWLLSNQIRGFSEELPQLQQTFKEKLEQAKDFVDEQFGISVEKQEDMLEQGRSGAGSAGKQFAQQLVNTLAQTLLMLVYVFLLLLYRNRFKNFILKYTPEEKRDKARKIILNSANVAKDYLSGRLLLITILAIAYCVGLSIIGIQQAIFFGILAAILGFIPFVGNILGAFLPLAMALLNQGTTAALSVVILFTIVQLIENYLLEPLVVGKKVDLNAFFAISVVVLGEIIWGLTGAILAMPLLGIAKIIFDNIRQLNPIGYLVGEDQNESDSDWSKKLVNKVKSIFSSN from the coding sequence ATGTCCTATCAACTAAAAACCAAACCCTTGTTCAAGGGCGTACTCATTCTGTTTCTGCTCTGGTTATTTTTTGCTGGTATTCACTATGCAGGTACATTTTTAAAACCCCTGGCCTTTGCTGCCATTTTCGCTATGTTACTGTGGCCGGTTACCCGTAAAATGGAGTCCTGGGGCATCAATCAAAAGCTTGCAAGTTTTCTGTCGGTGCTCTTGATGGTGGCAGTTATTGTGGGAGTCATCTGGCTGTTAAGCAATCAGATACGTGGTTTTTCAGAAGAGCTGCCCCAGCTTCAGCAGACTTTTAAGGAAAAATTAGAGCAGGCCAAGGATTTTGTAGATGAACAGTTCGGCATTTCAGTTGAAAAACAGGAAGACATGTTAGAACAAGGCCGCTCAGGAGCAGGCAGTGCAGGCAAGCAGTTTGCTCAACAGTTAGTGAACACTCTTGCACAAACACTCCTCATGCTGGTGTATGTATTTTTACTGCTGTTGTACCGAAACCGTTTTAAGAATTTCATATTAAAGTATACCCCTGAAGAAAAAAGAGACAAGGCAAGAAAGATTATTCTAAACTCAGCTAATGTAGCAAAAGATTACCTGTCGGGTCGCCTGTTGCTGATAACTATACTAGCCATTGCCTACTGCGTAGGACTCAGCATCATTGGCATTCAGCAGGCTATCTTCTTTGGTATTTTAGCAGCCATCCTGGGTTTCATTCCTTTTGTTGGTAACATCCTGGGTGCCTTTCTCCCATTAGCCATGGCCCTGCTGAACCAGGGCACAACAGCAGCGCTAAGTGTAGTAATCCTTTTTACCATTGTACAGCTAATAGAAAATTATCTGTTAGAGCCTCTGGTGGTGGGTAAAAAAGTAGATCTCAATGCTTTCTTTGCTATTTCGGTGGTTGTACTGGGCGAAATTATCTGGGGACTTACCGGTGCTATTCTGGCCATGCCTTTACTTGGTATTGCTAAAATTATTTTCGATAACATACGGCAGTTAAACCCTATAGGCTATCTGGTTGGAGAAGACCAGAACGAAAGCGATTCTGACTGGAGTAAGAAGCTGGTAAACAAAGTAAAAAGTATATTCAGCAGCAACTAA
- a CDS encoding cbs domain containing protein (COG0517 FOG: CBS domain) gives MNFTPAFIKTKEKMGDPVQDVRYLPISNFMIKDVITFRKNTPINEAIGIMLQRKISGAPVVDSKGKVVGMLSEKDCLKVLLDEGYYNCPQCDHTAADYMTSEVYSMNPGTDLVTAARAFLNSPYRRFPVVDQQGHLMGQISRKDILEATQQLHTTTWK, from the coding sequence ATGAACTTCACCCCAGCTTTCATAAAAACAAAAGAAAAAATGGGCGATCCGGTTCAGGATGTCAGATACCTGCCCATCAGTAACTTCATGATCAAAGATGTAATTACATTCCGGAAAAACACGCCTATCAATGAGGCCATAGGCATTATGCTGCAGCGAAAAATATCTGGAGCTCCTGTGGTTGACAGTAAAGGCAAGGTGGTAGGAATGCTTTCTGAAAAAGACTGTCTGAAAGTGCTGCTTGATGAAGGATACTATAACTGTCCGCAATGCGACCACACTGCTGCAGATTATATGACTTCAGAAGTCTATAGCATGAATCCCGGCACAGACCTGGTAACTGCCGCACGCGCATTTTTAAACTCACCATACAGACGTTTCCCTGTGGTAGACCAGCAAGGGCATCTGATGGGCCAGATCAGCAGGAAAGATATCCTGGAAGCTACCCAGCAGCTACATACCACCACCTGGAAATAA